AGCGGAACCTCCGCACGGTGGGCGGCCGGGGCGTCAAGGCCTTCTGGGTCTTCGGCGCCAACTACGACTGGCACTGGAGCGCCGCGGAGCCCCAACCCCGCCCCGTCAACGACTTCGAGGACACCCCGTACGGCGAGTGGCGGCTGGAGGTGGAGCCCGCCGGCACGGGCCTTCACCACAACTTCCTCACCGTCCTGCACCCCGCGGAGTCCTCGGCGGCCGCCATGCCGGCCGCGGCCCTGGTGGTCTCCCAGGGGCTGGCCGGCGTCCACCTGGCCGACCCGGCGGAAAACGTCGTCGCCCTCTTCTCCACGGCAGCCGACGGGTCGGCCCCGTCGGGGACCCAGGACTTCACCCTCGCCCTGACCACGGAAACCGCCCGCCTCCTCGTCTTCGACCTGGCTCCCGGCACGGGCTACACCGTGAACGTGGGGGCGGACGGCACGCAGACCGTGATCGGGCTGGTCCCGGGCGGGTCGACGCCCGTGTCCGGCCAGGGGGTGCTCGACGTCCTCATCGACCTGCGAAGCCAGCCCGGGGACCTGAACCTGGACGGGTCCGTAAACGCGGTGGACCTGGTCCTCCTGCGCGCGCTGCTCGCCGGGGACCTGATCGCCGCCCGCGTCCCGGGCTACGCCAACGCCGACCTGAACGGCGACGGGCGGGTGGACGCGGTGGACCTGTCCCTGCTCACGCGGCAGGTCGCGGGGTAGGCTGTTAGGCTTTTAGGCTGAAGGCTGTTAGGCTGAAGGTCCGGAGGGATCCCCTTCGGGGTCGGTATCGGTATCGGAATCGGTATCGGTATCGGAATCGGTATCGGAATCGGTATCGGAATCGGTATCGGCATCGCAATCGCCGTCGCAATCGCCATCGCAATCGCCATAGCAATCACCATCGCCATCGCCATCGCCATCGCAATCGCCGTCGCCATCGCCATCGCCGCCGCCGTCGGTATCGCCGCCACCGCCGCACCCGAAGATGCCGCGGGCCAGGGCGGGGGGTTCTTCGGGCACGATCAGGGCTCAAACGCACAGGAAAGCGACGCGTTCCTCCCGCCGCCTTCGGGGCGGGTTCGCCCCCGCGAGGCGACGTCCTGTCCCCGGGGCGGCGCCGCGGACGCCCGTCACCGTTTCGCGCCTCGGCCTGGGTTCCCCGGCGTCCGCGGCTTGCCCCGGGCTGGAACGCCTTTCCCCTTCGGGGAATCGGGGAGGGGAAGCACAAATCAAATCGGGTGCGGACGTTCGCGGAGCCCAACCGGGGTTGGACGTTCTCGGAACTCAACCGGGGTTGGCGCCTCGAGGGCCCTGCCCTCCCCGAAGGGGAGGGGGCGTCCCAGCCGGGGGCCAGACGCGGGCGCCGGCCGCGAACGTGCAACGGTCCGCTCGTCCGGAGCGCCCGCGTCGCCGTCCCCGATTCCGGCCGACGGACCTGGCACCACATCCTGTCTCCTGACGCTTGTCTCTTCCTCCTGCCTCCACCTTCCTGAATTCTGAACGCGAATTCTTCGTCCGTGTCTTCCGTGTATTTCGGGGTCCCTGTTGAGAAACTCGACCCGCCGGCAACTTTCGGGGTCCCGCCACGGGCGAATCGTGGTATCTTTTTCGCGTATTTCGGGTATTCCGTGGTCCCTGATGAGACGCACGCTTCAGAGAATCCGCCGGGACTTGGCCGGGGTGACCCGGACGGTGGGGGTGCCGCTGCTGGCGGCGGCCCTCCTCCTCGCCGCCGTTCGCCCCCTGCCCGCCGGGGAGACCCCGGCGCCGCCGCCGTCGCCCGACACGGCCCTTTTCTCCCCCGAGCGGGAGCAGGAGATCCTCCGGGGGGTCAAGGAACGCATTCGCGAGTCGGAGCGGCAGTCCCTTCCCCTTTCCTACCGGGAGCACCGGGTGTCCACCGACTTCGAGGGGTCCGGGGAAAGCGGACGCCGGACGGAGGAGATCTACCGCATCGTCCGGCACCGCGGCCACCAGGTCTACATCCAGGAGATGGCGAACGGGCGGCGGCTCCCGGCCGAGGAACTGGCGAAGCAGGAGGAGCGGCAGCGCCGGGAACTCGACGAGGACGCCGCAAAGCCCTCCGGCCGGGAGCGGATCGAGACCATCTACCTGACGCCGCTCCTGGAGCGTTACGCGCTGAAAATCGCGGGCAGGGAAGTCCTGGAGGGGCGCCCGGCGCTGAAGATCCGGGTGGACCCTCTGCCCGGGATGTTCAAGGACGGCAGGATCGCCCTGCGGATCCTCGAGAAGATGGCCGGGTGGGCCTGGGTCGCCGAGGACACCCTGGAGCTTCTCCGCATCGACGTGGCCAACATCTCCCCCATCTCCATCGGGTTCGGGCTGGCCGCCCGGGTCAGCCTCCTGCAGGGCTCCTACCGGCGGAAGCCCTACCCGGGGGGGGCCTGGTTCGCGGAGGCCCTCACCATCCGCGTCAAGGCGCGCATCTTCCTCTTCAAGACCCTCAACCGCCTGAGCGAGAGCACGTTTTTCGACGTGATCTTCCCCGACCCCGGCGGGGCGGCCCCCCCTTCCCCCTGACGTCCCGCCGCGCCAAAGGAGGCTCGACATGACCCGTTCCCCTTCCCTGCCCTGGCTCGTGATGCTGGCCGCCCTCGCCGCCGGCTCGGCCCGCGGCGCCTCCCCGGCCCCCCGTGACCCGTTGACCCCCTTCTGGGCGGCCATCGTGACCGACGACGCCGAGCGCACCGCCGGCTGGTACCAGTCGGCCCTGGGGTTCAAGCGCTTCCACGCCATGGAGTTCCCCGAGGCCAAGGTGAAGGTGCTCCTGCTGGAGCGGGACTGCTTCAACCTCGAGGTGATCGGCGGCCCGTCCTTCGTCCGCGCCGAAGACCTCGACCCCCGGGCCGCGGACCCAGACCTCCGCCAGGGGATCGTGAAACTCTCCTTCCGCACGGCCGACATCCGCACCCTCAGCGAAATCCTCCGGCAGAAGGGCGCGGTGTTCCTCGTGAACCCCTCGAGGGACCCCACCTTCGGGGACACCTTCAACCTCTTCAAGGACCCCGACGGCAACCTCCTCCAGCTGTTCCAGCCGCCCGACCGCCGGGCCCGCCGGCTCGGGGACCGGCTGGAGGCCGGGGTATTCGCCCTCATCGTGGCGGACCTGGACGCCGCCGCGGCGTGGTACGCCCGCCACCTGGGGTTCAGGGTGGAACGCCGGGTCGAGGCGGCCGAGGCGGGCGTCCGCGTCGCGTTCCTGGACCGGGACGGGTTCACCCTGGAACTGATCGCCAAGCGCGGCACCGTGTCGGTGAAGGAAAAGCAAAAGGCCGCGAAACCGGAGACGATGGTCCGGGGCTACCTCAAGCTCGGTTTCCTCGTCCGGGACCTGGACGCGTGGGCCCGGCGGTTCAGCGGGGCCGGGGTTGCGTTCAAGATTCCCATCACCGCCGACAAGCCCACCGGCACCCGTTTTTTCCTGGTGGAGGACAACGAAGGCAACGTCCTTCAACTCTTCGAGAAGGTGAAACCATGAGCAGCGCACCGCCCCCGCTGGCGTGGACGCTGCGCCCCTCGCTCCTCACCGAGCGGATGATCGGGGTCGCCCTGGTCTTCCTCACGGCCGCCGTCGGGTTCGGCGCCGCCCTGGGCCTGCTGGTCGGGGGCGGGGGAGGCCTCGGGTTCCCCGTGATCCTGGTCCTCACCCTGGGCGCCGTTCTGCTCGTGGGCTTCAAGGTCTCGAAGGCGGTCACGCGGGGGCTCGCGCGCGCCGGCTTCTTCGGCGACGCCCGCCTCACCGGCGGGATGCTCCGCGTCGGGCGCCGGCGCCGCCTCGACCTCTCCCGCCCCTTCGACCTGGAGGCGCGGTACCTGAGCACCCTCGTCCGGCACTCCGCCCTGCGGTCCTCGGTCCCCGGGAGCCTGCGCGAGACCGGGCGCCTCCACGGCCGGGCCTTCCGGGTGCAGGTCCTCCAGCTCCGTCTCGTCCAGGACGGCCGGTGGCTCAACCTGATCGGGGAAAGCACGGATTTCCAGCCTGGTGAGGCTTTCTCCCTCGACGGCCTGCCGGTCCTCGACGCCTGGCCGGTGAACCCGCGTTCGGGGTACTGCCGGCTCCGGGCCGCGGACCTCGCCGCGCTCCTGAGGGCCCTGGCGGCCGTCCCCGGCTGCCGCCCGACCCGCCTGCCGGACCCCGGGTCGCGCCGGTCCGACGACCCCCGGACGGTCTACTGCCCCGAGTGGAAAATGGCCCTGGCGACCCTGGCCCTCCTGGCGGCGGTGCTGCTGCCGACGGGGTGGGTGCTCTCCGGCCTGGGGTCGCGCGACCCCGGGGAGGCGCGCGCGGAAGCGGCCGCGCGGCAGGAGGCGTGGGAGGCGGTGAAGGCCGGGGCGCTCAAACGGGTGGGGCAGCGGGTGCAATACGTTCACGAAAAGGGGGGGAGGCTCACCGGGACCGTCGTCGACTTCAGCCTGTACGAGGCGGTCGTGGACGGGGAAACCCGGCGGACCGCCCCGACGGCCACCCTCGCCGTGGAGGTGGACGCCCTCTACGATGCCCGCGGCGCCCTGCTGCCGGGCACGGAGTCGCCCTTCATGGTCAACGGGGTCCCGGCGAGGATAGGCCGGAAGGTGCACATCAACGTGAAGGACGTCACCGAGGCCCCCCCCGGGCCCCCGTCGCCGGCGCCGGACCCCGCGGAGGGGCCGCCGTTCTCCGGCGGGGGAACCGCGGCAGGGTCGGCGGGGTCTAAGCTACGGTGAAAGCTCCCCGACCGGGGGCGGCCCAGGCGGGCCCGGCACCCCGGCAGCCGAAAAGGAGGAACCCATGAAACCCATTCGACGGATCACCGTGGCCGCGCTCTGGGCGGTGCTGGCGGCAGCGGGGGCCCACCCCTCCACGCCGCCCGAGGAGGGAACCGCCGGGCTGGTGAGCCTGCACTTCAAGGCGGGCAATGCCCTGATGGAGAAAAAGGAGTACGCCCGGGCGCTCGAGGCCTA
This window of the Acidobacteriota bacterium genome carries:
- a CDS encoding VOC family protein — encoded protein: MTRSPSLPWLVMLAALAAGSARGASPAPRDPLTPFWAAIVTDDAERTAGWYQSALGFKRFHAMEFPEAKVKVLLLERDCFNLEVIGGPSFVRAEDLDPRAADPDLRQGIVKLSFRTADIRTLSEILRQKGAVFLVNPSRDPTFGDTFNLFKDPDGNLLQLFQPPDRRARRLGDRLEAGVFALIVADLDAAAAWYARHLGFRVERRVEAAEAGVRVAFLDRDGFTLELIAKRGTVSVKEKQKAAKPETMVRGYLKLGFLVRDLDAWARRFSGAGVAFKIPITADKPTGTRFFLVEDNEGNVLQLFEKVKP